Proteins from a genomic interval of Crassostrea angulata isolate pt1a10 chromosome 7, ASM2561291v2, whole genome shotgun sequence:
- the LOC128156936 gene encoding uncharacterized protein LOC128156936, producing the protein MNVWFEETLQALGLDDTLTPDEEFGYIGGRHHVSDNVGFRTPGDMGNCAPSTVRVGQAAGPSCFPGGQAGYPQCGRGVWQGTVWEPEVTVAHSVVPGPASSIQPGVSPGSSVRCSSPVGYREFVPPSDYVGVPMSRRSHVALTRQCDPTVRDVPVDRGPEDTIGVTPLHPPHVQGDLRPHLLDLDSPITPSPSNPMPGGPVRPAYQPTPQPCSYCPTSSTTHPQDPANVSQGQLVDLPHAPQIVDFQPLASLAQPTPAPGNSNSMSGSRPPHWVPRHPPPGGEYLATRVQESLVRTSQGSFGVRMCTAVTQPVAPSCYYPNPSPGMISI; encoded by the coding sequence ATGAATGTTTGGTTTGAAGAGACTTTGCAAGCCTTGGGGTTAGACGACACTTTAACACCCGATGAGGAGTTTGGGTATATTGGTGGCAGACATCATGTCTCAGATAATGTCGGTTTTAGAACTCCGGGTGATATGGGTAACTGTGCTCCGAGCACTGTTAGGGTAGGTCAGGCTGCCGGCCCATCCTGCTTTCCAGGGGGGCAGGCAGGCTATCCCCAGTGTGGGAGGGGGGTTTGGCAGGGTACAGTATGGGAGCCAGAGGTCACTGTGGCACACTCTGTTGTGCCTGGGCCAGCCAGTAGTATTCAGCCAGGGGTGTCCCCCGGGTCTTCGGTTAGATGCAGTTCACCAGTTGGTTATAGGGAATTTGTCCCGCCCAGCGATTATGTAGGGGTCCCCATGTCACGTCGTTCCCATGTGGCCCTTACCCGTCAGTGTGACCCAACTGTTAGGGATGTTCCTGTCGACCGAGGGCCTGAGGATACCATTGGAGTCACCCCGTTGCACCCGCCTCATGTTCAGGGGGACCTGAGACCCCACCTGCTAGACCTGGATTCCCCCATCACCCCTTCCCCCTCCAACCCCATGCCCGGCGGGCCTGTCAGGCCTGCATACCAGCCCACACCCCAGCCCTGTAGCTATTGCCCTACTAGTTCCACCACCCATCCCCAGGACCCTGCTAATGTAAGCCAAGGGCAGCTTGTGGATTTGCCACATGCACCCCAGATTGTTGATTTTCAACCCCTAGCTTCACTTGCTCAGCCTACCCCCGCCCCTGGGAATAGTAACTCAATGTCAGGTAGTAGGCCCCCTCATTGGGTGCCTCGCCATCCTCCCCCTGGGGGGGAGTACCTTGCCACTAGGGTCCAGGAGTCCTTGGTCCGTACCTCACAGGGATCCTTTGGTGTGCGCATGTGCACTGCTGTAACCCAGCCGGTTGCACCCAGCTGTTATTACCCCAACCCCAGCCCCGGGATGATCAGTATTTAA
- the LOC128192795 gene encoding uncharacterized protein LOC128192795 isoform X1 — translation MSDLILYQLIFSVLLIWSPCRCLPDREKDIESPGHVVLQPPGNLSTVYVGDGDIYFYWSPPQNYPTHKPVNLSGSDEYKISSTDNVHFSDSGTWLEKQSIAEKDMNWAFKFFSLSGFSSENLDAQNSPDLAPQMNKTLEEHIIQENLTPEQLAKISKHYKSKNVSELPEWFKKKTVPREHAGILLYTIIWQEMENGETLGEVWNDTVEPSKLDYHIKGLKAQTNYSICVEVMYYSFTTLRSEYLEIETNRNFSLIPPGDHKDDCHCDKMGTVNDDPDHPGCRTHFFGSMSLKLCQCQEGYSGMYCHICRPGYYRLGPNMPCNKCPCDIKKSNGYCHFREGYLFCDTCNEAYGGNLCQTCAKGYYRPGGSSYCTRCNCHGNTDFCQDITGECIGCGHNTAGFNCNRCAHGYVNIRKTGHLTSCVHADTAKQMQEKNKPSVGSGAIAGICVTVIVVIGLIIGVVIYKRYWRYPTARPFWTVELKDDHEGICFSSVPEDELVAITAREEEEERKRRKSGSQPYTKLRENI, via the exons ATGAGTGATTTGATCTTATACCAGCTTATATTTTCCGTTCTTTTGATCTGGTCTCCGTGTCGTTGTTTACCAGACAGAGAGAAAGATATAGAAAGTCCAG GTCATGTAGTACTTCAACCACCCggtaatttatctacagtgtaTGTAGGAGATGGGGACATATATTTCTATTGGAGCCCTCCCCAAAATTACCCAACTCATAAGCCAGTAAACCTTTCTGGGTCTGACGAGTACAAGATCAGCTCTACAGATAATGTACATTTTTCTGACTCAGGAACCTGGCTTGAAAAACAGAGTATAGCAGAGAAAGACATGAACTGGGCATTTAAATTCTTCTCTCTCTCAGGTTTCAGTTCTGAAAATTTAGATGCCCAGAATTCCCCCGACCTAGCTCCTCAAATGAATAAGACTTTAGAGGAACATAttattcaagaaaatttaactCCAGAGCAGTTGgctaaaatttcaaaacactaCAAGAGCAAAAATGTATCTGAATTACCTGAatggtttaagaaaaaaacagtTCCAAGGGAACATGCAGGGATTCTCTTGTACACCATTATCTGGCAAGAAATGGAAAATGGTGAGACTCTTG GTGAAGTTTGGAATGACACTGTGGAACCATCTAAATTAGACTACCACATCAAGGGCCTAAAAGCCCAGACAAACTATAGCATATGTGTAGAGGTCATGTACTACTCTTTTACAACACTCCGCAGTGAATATTTGGAGATTGAGACAAACAGAAACTTCTCATTGATACCCCCTGGAGACCATAAAG ATGACTGTCACTGCGACAAGATGGGTACAGTAAATGATGATCCTGATCATCCAGGTTGCAGAACTCATTTCTTTGGGTCAATGAGTCTGAAGCTGTGCCAGTGTCAGGAGGGGTACTCCGGCATGTACTGTCACATCTGTCGCCCTGGGTACTACAGATTAGGACCAAATATGCCTTGTAACAAATGTCCATGTGATATCAAGAAATCAAATGGCTATTGTCATTTTC ggGAGGGCTACCTGTTTTGTGATACCTGTAACGAGGCCTATGGAGGGAATCTGTGCCAGACCTGTGCCAAGGGCTACTACAGACCAGGGGGTAGTTCTTATTGTACCAGGTGCAACTGTCACGGAAACACAGATTTCTGTCAAGACATCACAG gagAATGCATTGGATGTGGGCACAACACAGCAGGGTTTAACTGCAATCGATGTGCACATGGATATGTGAATATTAGGAAGACTGGCCATCTCACCAGTTGTGTACATGCAGATACTGCCA AGCAAATGCAAGAGAAGAACAAGCCTTCGGTGGGTTCAGGGGCCATAGCAGGGATCTGTGTGACTGTTATCGTGGTGATTGGTCTCATCATTGGCGTGGTTATCTACAAGCGGTACTGGAGGTACCCCACAGCCCGGCCATTCTGGACCGTGGAACTCAAGGACGACCATGAGGGCATTTGCTTCAGCAGCGTGCCTGAGGATGAACTGGTGGCCATTACAGCTAGAGAGGAAGAGGAAGAGAGAAAGCGCAGAAAATCAGGCTCCCAGCCATACACAAAGCTCAGAGAAAACATTTGA
- the LOC128192795 gene encoding multiple epidermal growth factor-like domains protein 9 isoform X2: MSDLILYQLIFSVLLIWSPCRCLPDREKDIESPGHVVLQPPGNLSTVYVGDGDIYFYWSPPQNYPTHKPVNLSGSDEYKISSTDNVHFSDSGTWLEKQSIAEKDMNWAFKFFSLSGFSSENLDAQNSPDLAPQMNKTLEEHIIQENLTPEQLAKISKHYKSKNVSELPEWFKKKTVPREHAGILLYTIIWQEMENGEVWNDTVEPSKLDYHIKGLKAQTNYSICVEVMYYSFTTLRSEYLEIETNRNFSLIPPGDHKDDCHCDKMGTVNDDPDHPGCRTHFFGSMSLKLCQCQEGYSGMYCHICRPGYYRLGPNMPCNKCPCDIKKSNGYCHFREGYLFCDTCNEAYGGNLCQTCAKGYYRPGGSSYCTRCNCHGNTDFCQDITGECIGCGHNTAGFNCNRCAHGYVNIRKTGHLTSCVHADTAKQMQEKNKPSVGSGAIAGICVTVIVVIGLIIGVVIYKRYWRYPTARPFWTVELKDDHEGICFSSVPEDELVAITAREEEEERKRRKSGSQPYTKLRENI; this comes from the exons ATGAGTGATTTGATCTTATACCAGCTTATATTTTCCGTTCTTTTGATCTGGTCTCCGTGTCGTTGTTTACCAGACAGAGAGAAAGATATAGAAAGTCCAG GTCATGTAGTACTTCAACCACCCggtaatttatctacagtgtaTGTAGGAGATGGGGACATATATTTCTATTGGAGCCCTCCCCAAAATTACCCAACTCATAAGCCAGTAAACCTTTCTGGGTCTGACGAGTACAAGATCAGCTCTACAGATAATGTACATTTTTCTGACTCAGGAACCTGGCTTGAAAAACAGAGTATAGCAGAGAAAGACATGAACTGGGCATTTAAATTCTTCTCTCTCTCAGGTTTCAGTTCTGAAAATTTAGATGCCCAGAATTCCCCCGACCTAGCTCCTCAAATGAATAAGACTTTAGAGGAACATAttattcaagaaaatttaactCCAGAGCAGTTGgctaaaatttcaaaacactaCAAGAGCAAAAATGTATCTGAATTACCTGAatggtttaagaaaaaaacagtTCCAAGGGAACATGCAGGGATTCTCTTGTACACCATTATCTGGCAAGAAATGGAAAATG GTGAAGTTTGGAATGACACTGTGGAACCATCTAAATTAGACTACCACATCAAGGGCCTAAAAGCCCAGACAAACTATAGCATATGTGTAGAGGTCATGTACTACTCTTTTACAACACTCCGCAGTGAATATTTGGAGATTGAGACAAACAGAAACTTCTCATTGATACCCCCTGGAGACCATAAAG ATGACTGTCACTGCGACAAGATGGGTACAGTAAATGATGATCCTGATCATCCAGGTTGCAGAACTCATTTCTTTGGGTCAATGAGTCTGAAGCTGTGCCAGTGTCAGGAGGGGTACTCCGGCATGTACTGTCACATCTGTCGCCCTGGGTACTACAGATTAGGACCAAATATGCCTTGTAACAAATGTCCATGTGATATCAAGAAATCAAATGGCTATTGTCATTTTC ggGAGGGCTACCTGTTTTGTGATACCTGTAACGAGGCCTATGGAGGGAATCTGTGCCAGACCTGTGCCAAGGGCTACTACAGACCAGGGGGTAGTTCTTATTGTACCAGGTGCAACTGTCACGGAAACACAGATTTCTGTCAAGACATCACAG gagAATGCATTGGATGTGGGCACAACACAGCAGGGTTTAACTGCAATCGATGTGCACATGGATATGTGAATATTAGGAAGACTGGCCATCTCACCAGTTGTGTACATGCAGATACTGCCA AGCAAATGCAAGAGAAGAACAAGCCTTCGGTGGGTTCAGGGGCCATAGCAGGGATCTGTGTGACTGTTATCGTGGTGATTGGTCTCATCATTGGCGTGGTTATCTACAAGCGGTACTGGAGGTACCCCACAGCCCGGCCATTCTGGACCGTGGAACTCAAGGACGACCATGAGGGCATTTGCTTCAGCAGCGTGCCTGAGGATGAACTGGTGGCCATTACAGCTAGAGAGGAAGAGGAAGAGAGAAAGCGCAGAAAATCAGGCTCCCAGCCATACACAAAGCTCAGAGAAAACATTTGA
- the LOC128192793 gene encoding uncharacterized protein LOC128192793, giving the protein MFREFHMAAAESPVKHDLDNLTDVNIGDMAEANVITDIRIDLEKKCPTNGDIIKCLDGERSFPENLEFLKTKYPTSKWENCSVRVFRTKIFRLKKKIKDLKKNKIAEGLSELLSQEFEFPVPNIELPVFDDNIKTQKLNYLVNKTKDVVFENRQLKRELVDEQEQLSNLNLQIFHYEKKIDLLLRVLDSCTLKHQETLSKTKDLKVLERECKHWEKKYDDLSKKLDKSLEHFELLKEKVRKLDARNSNKKLKRRDQRIENQRIELDNKNEVLREKEKEMQELREESERKNAQVENLKKEKRNLLVKICRLNKKRENEFDNFISENVEQIMKLRQEIKIKEEKIIELEEINNVLLNESNITSFCDGKYTNEIRETIMTLTTECGVSCKKVNQVIQTVLKNITGKTLSRLPSAGVRSRLLIEAKRIAQCQVVDAMVNSCDIGDMKGNCLHQDGTSKFHKQFQSFQLTTPEHRSYSIGMTEIGSADADSLMKAFQANISELSNCLHNEDKSFSKLVATIISTMSDQGATNPVFNRQLEELRQSLLPDVLKNWDEMPEINRKEMGRVASFFCKMHVFVNMASEVDKCLSVFENNVCSGKNPYSFDWKESGASRLTRTVSKALTMHGCEKSGVGSHFSTHLKEKGVKNKLITFRGHRYNHLFYAAGATYHHLADIKTFLDSWSDPNELLKSISFDVNEKVYTSSLRALGIIDKIITGPFWRVIEKTENILDLNPVLLNMKLNLQDLSQDASPLLEGHLIFPEESVHKDEVYDSLFENTDDAVFETYTQMALELALGGMLLILERQAKDQLPGGIYYEPSETDQLRAAAVPTTNTCSERDFAQLDVLMRLKPSASTTAYESVIMGTNNKTSTWLNSLSNSEKNSIINDARKSAPEIMELIKKRQRSLYETKLEILRAKQEKRVMQENKMYNQKVKLTNKLTDVGGLWQKRDDIQSYKLKVSQESNKDQLLRDALVAQLQFRKNILSSKGPKNIFQQSSKGVVYSIEDLEHNLVKVMQINEHLEEVSENSKLSYHPLSQVEQKFNESKTNLAERLKENRRKITIKQQSLLLPSFIESPSKLVGKKILHKLKDQTSNEVCWFVCKKIEWKDDKV; this is encoded by the exons ATGTTTCGTGAATTCCATATG GCCGCCGCGGAATCCCCAGTGAAACATGACCTTGATAACCTTACCGACGTCAACATCGGCGACATGGCAGAAGCGAACGTTATAACAGACATCAGAATAG atttggaaaaaaaatgccCAACAAATGGAGATATCATCAAATGTCTTGATGGAGAGAGAAGCTTTCCTGAAAACCTTGAATTTCTTAAAACTAAATACCCAACCTCAAAGTGGGAAAATTGCTCTGTGCGTGTTTTTCGCACAAAGATATTtagattaaagaaaaaaatcaaggatctaaagaaaaacaaaattgcaGAAGGCTTATCAGAACTGCTCAGCCAAGAATTTGAATTTCCTGTTCCAAACATTGAGCTTCCAGTATTTGATGACAACATCAAAACTCAGAAGCTGAATTATCTTgtcaacaaaacaaaagatgTTGTGTTTGAAAACCGCCAGCTAAAGAGAGAGCTTGTTGATGAACAAGAACAACTGAGCaatttgaatttacaaatatttcattatgaaaaaaaaattgatttgttattGAGAGTGTTAGATTCTTGTACATTGAAACATCAAGAAACATTGTCAAAAACTAAAGATTTGAAAGTGTTAGAGAGAGAGTGTAAGCACTGGGAAAAAAAGTATGATGACTTGTCAAAAAAGCTAGATAAATCTTTAGAACATTttgaacttttaaaagaaaaagttaGAAAACTTGATGCCAGAAATTCAAACAAGAAGTTGAAACGTAGAGATCAGAGAATAGAAAATCAGAGAATTGAACTGGATAATAAGAATGAAGTGttaagagagaaagagaaagaaatgCAAGAATTGAGAGAAGAGAGTGAAAGAAAGAATGCACAAGTAGAGAACctcaaaaaagaaaagagaaatCTGCTGGTTAAGATTTgtagattaaacaaaaaaagggaaaatgaatttgacaattttatttctgaaaatgtTGAACAAATTATGAAACTGAGACaggaaatcaaaattaaagagGAAAAGATAATAGAGCTTGAAGAAATCAACAATGTTCTATTAAATGAGTCTAATATAACTTCTTTCTGTGATGGGAAGTACACAAATGAAATTCGTGAAACAATAATGACACTAACAACTGAGTGTGGTGTTAgttgcaaaaaagtaaatcaagTAATTCAAACcgtcttaaaaaatattacaggcAAAACATTGTCGAGACTTCCAAGTGCTGGTGTTAGGTCTAGGTTGCTTATTGAAGCAAAACGTATTGCCCAGTGTCAGGTTGTAGATGCCATGGTTAATTCATGTGACATAGGTGATATGAAAGGTAACTGTCTGCATCAGGATGGAACTTCAAAGTTCCATAAACAATTTCAGTCATTTCAATTGACCACACCTGAACATAGGTCTTACTCAATTGGAATGACTGAAATTGGCAGTGCAGATGCTGATAGTCTGATGAAAgcttttcaagcaaatatttctgAATTGTCAAACTGCTTACATAATGAAGACAAATCTTTCTCTAAACTTGTAGCAACTATTATTTCAACAATGTCAGACCAGGGTGCAACAAACCCAGTTTTTAATAGACAGTTAGAGGAATTGCGGCAAAGTCTTCTTCCTGATGTTCTAAAGAATTGGGATGAAATGCCAGAAATTAACAGAAAAGAAATGGGGAGGGTGGcatcatttttttgcaaaatgcaTGTATTTGTAAACATGGCAAGTGAAGTTGACAAGTGTTTAAGTgtttttgaaaacaatgtttGTTCAGGAAAGAATCCTTACAGTTTTGATTGGAAGGAAAGTGGTGCCTCAAGACTGACTAGAACAGTTAGCAAGGCATTAACAATGCATGGCTGTGAAAAGTCAGGAGTGGGGTCCCACTTCTCCACCCACTTGAAAGAAAAAGgtgtaaaaaataaacttataaCCTTTAGAGGACATAGGTATAACCATCTTTTTTATGCAGCTGGGGCTACATATCACCATTTAGCAGATATCAAAACATTTCTTGACAGTTGGTCAGATCCTAATGAATTGTTGAAAAGCATTTCTTTTGATGTGAATGAAAAAGTTTACACTAGCAGTCTTAGAGCTTTAGGTATCATAGACAAAATAATTACAGGTCCCTTCTGGAGGGTTATTGagaaaacagaaaatattttggatttgAACCCTGTGCTTCTCAACATGAAGTTGAACTTACAAGACTTGTCACAAGATGCATCACCTCTTCTTGAAGGCCATTTAATTTTTCCAGAGGAGAGTGTGCATAAAGATGAGGTGTATGATTCTCTCTTTGAGAACACAGATGATGCAGTATTTGAAACATATACTCAAATGGCTTTAGAATTGGCTTTAGGTGGCATGTTGTTGATACTTGAGAGGCAAGCAAAAGATCAACTTCCTGGTGGAATATATTATGAACCATCTGAAACTGATCAATTGAGAGCCGCTGCAGTACCAACAACAAACACATGTTCTGAAAGAGATTTTGCCCAACTAGATGTTTTAATGAGACTTAAACCATCAGCTTCTACAACTGCATATGAGTCTGTAATTATGGGGACTAACAATAAAACATCTACTTGGTTAAATTCTCTTTCAAATAGTGAAAAAAACTCCATTATTAATGATGCAAGAAAATCTGCACCTGAAATAATggagttaataaaaaaaagacaaaggTCTTTGTATGaaacaaaacttgaaattttaagagctaaacaagaaaaaagagtcatgcaagaaaataaaatgtacaaccAAAAGGTAAAGCTAACAAATAAATTGACAGATGTTGGTGGTTTATGGCAGAAAAGAGATGACATCCAGTCTTACAAATTAAAGGTGTCTCAAGAATCTAACAAAGACCAGCTGTTAAGAGATGCATTAGTTGCACAATTGcagtttagaaaaaatattctttcaagcaaaggccctaaaaatatttttcaacaaagCAGTAAAGGCGTTGTGTATTCTATTGAAGATCTAGAACATAATCTGGTAAAAGTTATGCAAATTAATGAACATTTGGAAGAGGTGTCTGAAAATTCTAAACTCTCTTACCATCCTTTAAGTCAGGTTGaacaaaaatttaatgaatcaaaaacaaatttagcTGAGAGACTAAAAGAAAATAGGAGAAAAATAACAATCAAACAACAATCACTTCTTCTTCCAAGTTTTATTGAGTCTCCTTCCAAATTAGTTGGAAAGAAAATTCTTCATAAATTAAAAGATCAAACTTCAAATGAAGTTTGTTGGTTTGTGTGTAAAAAGATTGAATGGAAGGATGACAAAGTATGA